The following coding sequences lie in one Arachis hypogaea cultivar Tifrunner chromosome 9, arahy.Tifrunner.gnm2.J5K5, whole genome shotgun sequence genomic window:
- the LOC112710463 gene encoding seed linoleate 9S-lipoxygenase — MSFLFNKGQKIKGTVVLMPKNVLDFNTISSIPNGGVAGAFDGLLGTATDLLGHAVDDLTAIFSRQISLKLISATKTDGKGNGKIGKETYVENHLPTFPTLGARQEAFDIHFDYDAEFGIPAAFYLRSYMQTEFFLVSVTLEDVPNHGTIHFVCNSWVYNFKNYKNDRIFFINNVFLPSETPAALLKYRKEELQNLRGDGTGERKEYDRIYDYDVYNDLGNPDRGEKYSRPILGGSSTYPYPRRVRTGRKPTKKDPKSETPPTETYVPRDENFGHLKSSDFLIYGIKSLSQNVLPLFESLIFDLDFTPNEFDSFDEVRELYEGGVKLPTDMLSKISPLPALKEIFRTDGEQTLKFPPPHVIRVSKSAWMTDEEFAREMLAGVNPCVIRRLQEFPPQSTLDATIYGDQNSKVSKQEMETNLDGLTVEQALNGNRLFILDYHDAFMPYLERINKIAKAYATRTFLFLSENGKLKPVAIELSLPHPSGDQYGAVSKVILPASEGVESTIWLLAKAHVIVNDSCYHQLMSHWLNTHAVIEPFAIATNRNLSVLHPISKLLHPHYRDTININGLARQALINAGGIIEQSFLPGPNSIEMSSAVYKNWVFTDQALPADLVKRGLAIQDPSSPYGLNLVIKDYPYAVDGLEIWDAIKTWVQDYVSLYYPSDEAVKKDSELQAWWKEAVERGHEDLKDKPWWPKMQSIQELIQCCSIIIWTASALHAAVNFGQYPYGGYILNRPTLSRRWIPEKGTKDYDEMVKNPQKAYLGTITPKYQTLVDLSVIEILSRHASDEVYLGQRENPNWTSDSRAIQAFNKFGSKLAEIEGKIKERNKDSSLSNRVGPVELPYTLLLPSSTEGLTFRGIPNSISI; from the exons ATGTCATTTCTCTTCAACAAGGGTCAAAAGATCAAGGGGACTGTGGTGTTGATGCCCAAGAATGTCTTGGACTTCAACACCATATCCTCCATCCCCAACGGTGGCGTTGCCGGGGCATTCGACGGCCTCCTCGGCACTGCCACTGACTTACTTGGCCATGCAGTTGATGATCTCACTGCCATCTTTAGCCGCCAAATTTCGCTTAAGTTGATCAGTGCTACCAAGACTGATG GAAAGGGAAATGGGAAAATTGGAAAGGAAACTTATGTAGAGAATCATCTTCCAACCTTTCCCACATTGGGAGCAAGGCAAGAAGCATTCGATATTCATTTTGATTATGATGCGGAGTTTGGAATTCCAGCAGCATTTTATCTCCGAAGCTACATGCAAACTGAGTTCTTCCTCGTTAGTGTTACTCTTGAAGACGTTCCAAACCATGGAACCATTCACTTTGTTTGCAACTCATGGGTCTACAacttcaaaaattacaaaaacgaCCGCATCTTCTTTATCAACAAC GTGTTTTTACCCAGTGAAACACCTGCTGCACTATTGAAGTACAGAAAAGAAGAGTTGCAGAACTTAAGAGGAGATGGAACAGGGGAGCGCAAAGAATACGATAGGATTTACGATTATGATGTCTACAATGATTTGGGTAATCCAGATCGTGGTGAAAAGTATTCTCGCCCAATCCTTGGAGGCTCTTCCACTTATCCCTACCCCCGAAGAGTTAGAACTGGTAGAAAACCAACCAAAAAAG ATCCTAAAAGTGAGACTCCACCAACGGAGACTTATGTTCCAAGAGACGAAAATTTTGGTCACTTGAAATCATCTGACTTCCTCATATATGGAATCAAATCTTTGTCTCAAAACGTGTTGCCTCTTTTCGAATCGTTGATCTTCGATTTAGACTTCACACCGAATGAGTTTGATAGCTTCGACGAAGTACGAGAACTCTACGAAGGAGGAGTCAAACTGCCCACAGATATGCTGAGTAAAATTAGTCCCTTGCCGGCGCTCAAAGAAATATTTCGGACTGATGGCGAACAAACACTCAAATTCCCACCACCTCATGTAATCAGAG TTAGCAAATCTGCATGGATGACTGATGAAGAATTTGCAAGAGAAATGCTTGCTGGTGTAAATCCTTGTGTGATTCGACGTCTTCAA GAGTTCCCACCCCAAAGCACACTAGATGCTACCATCTACGGTGACCAAAACAGTAAAGTTTCAAAACAAGAGATGGAGACTAACCTAGATGGGCTCACAGTGGAACAG GCACTTAATGGTAATAGATTATTCATATTGGATTACCATGATGCCTTCATGCCATATCTAGAAAGGATCAACAAAATTGCAAAGGCTTATGCTACCAGAACATTCCTTTTCTTGAGTGAGAATGGGAAATTGAAGCCAGTTGCCATTGAGTTAAGTTTGCCACATCCTAGTGGAGATCAATATGGTGCTGTTAGTAAAGTCATCTTGCCTGCTTCCGAAGGTGTTGAAAGCACAATTTGGCTATTGGCCAAGGCTCATGTAATTGTCAACGACTCATGTTATCATCAACTCATGAGCCACTG GTTAAACACACACGCAGTTATTGAGCCATTTGCCATAGCAACAAATAGGAATCTTAGTGTGCTTCACCCCATTAGTAAACTCCTACACCCTCATTATCGTGACACCATCAACATCAATGGACTTGCTCGTCAAGCACTAATCAATGCAGGTGGCATCATAGAGCAATCATTTTTGCCTGGCCCCAATTCCATAGAGATGTCTTCAGCTGTTTACAAGAATTGGGTATTCACAGACCAAGCTTTACCAGCTGATCTTGTTAAGAG GGGATTGGCCATTCAAGATCCTTCTTCACCTTATGGCCTTAACCTAGTGATAAAGGATTACCCTTATGCAGTTGATGGACTAGAGATATGGGATGCAATCAAGACATGGGTCCAAGACTATGTTTCTTTGTACTACCCTTCAGATGAAGCAGTTAAGAAAGATTCAGAACTGCAAGCATGGTGGAAGGAAGCTGTAGAGAGGGGTCATGAAGACTTAAAAGACAAGCCATGGTGGCCAAAAATGCAAAGCATTCAAGAATTGATTCAATGCTGCTCTATCATTATATGGACGGCTTCGGCGCTTCATGCCGCCGTTAACTTTGGACAGTATCCATATGGAGGTTACATCCTTAACCGTCCAACTCTAAGTAGAAGATGGATCCCGGAGAAGGGAACTAAAGATTATGATGAGATGGTGAAGAATCCTCAAAAGGCTTATTTGGGAACAATCACACCTAAGTATCAGACCCTTGTTGATCTCTCAGTGATTGAGATTTTGTCAAGGCATGCCTCTGATGAAGTGTACCTTGGGCAGAGGGAGAATCCTAACTGGACAAGTGACTCAAGGGCAATCCAAGCTTTCAACAAGTTTGGGAGCAAGTTGGCAGAGATTGAGGGTAAGATTAAAGAAAGGAACAAGGATTCCAGTTTGAGCAATAGGGTTGGACCGGTTGAACTTCCCTATACTTTGCTTCTTCCTTCTAGCACTGAAGGCTTAACTTTCAGAGGTATCCCTAACAGTATCTCcatctga